From Homalodisca vitripennis isolate AUS2020 chromosome 1, UT_GWSS_2.1, whole genome shotgun sequence, the proteins below share one genomic window:
- the LOC124353247 gene encoding jerky protein homolog-like isoform X1, whose translation MPRNKEGKKRSQPNSENVMAAANMVLEDGVSVRKAAKESGVKRTTLQRYLAYQTGKTDPTTYFNRCAVWTVFTREEEVELVQYLLQCSKMHYGLSRTEVKKLAFDYAKLNGKTYPPTWNRDSKAGDQWYLDFMKRHEAVISLRKPQATSLARATSFNRANVNTFFDKYSEVIEKHNFPPERLYNVDESGITTVHNPVKVVAGKGVKQVGSVTSGERGLNTTIICAVNAIGNAVPPMMIFPRVHYKDHMIKGAPPGTMGAAHMTGWSTSEKFLEYLNHFIYHVKPSPEEKVLLLLDNHETHVTIEAIDVCKSNGIVLLTFPLHTSHKLQPLDRGVYGPLKKYYNTVCTE comes from the coding sequence ATGCCCAGAAATAAAGAGGGTAAGAAGAGATCGCAACCAAACTCTGAAAATGTGATGGCTGCAGCAAATATGGTTCTAGAGGATGGCGTATCGGTGCGAAAAGCGGCAAAAGAATCTGGAGTGAAGAGAACAACACTGCAGCGCTATTTGGCCTACCAAACTGGTAAAACAGATCCAACTACTTATTTTAATAGATGCGCTGTGTGGACAGTGTTTACTAGAGAGGAGGAGGTTGAATTAGTTCAGTACTTGCTACAGTGTAGCAAAATGCATTACGGATTGTCTAGAACAGAAGTAAAAAAACTTGCCTTTGATTATGCCAAATTAAATGGAAAAACTTACCCTCCTACTTGGAATAGAGATTCTAAAGCAGGCGATCAATGGTACTTAGACTTCATGAAGAGACATGAGGCTGTAATAAGTCTTCGCAAGCCTCAGGCTACTAGCTTGGCTCGGGCTACTTCGTTTAATAGAGCCAATGTAAATACATTCTTTGATAAATATTCAGAAGTCATTGAAAAACACAACTTTCCTCCAGAAAGGTTATATAATGTAGACGAAAGTGGTATAACTACAGTACATAATCCGGTCAAAGTAGTAGCAGGCAAAGGGGTAAAACAGGTAGGATCAGTCACTTCTGGGGAGCGAGGCCTGAACACCACAATTATATGTGCAGTAAATGCCATTGGAAACGCTGTTCCTCCCATGATGATCTTCCCTAGGGTACACTATAAAGATCATATGATCAAGGGAGCTCCTCCTGGAACAATGGGAGCAGCTCACATGACAGGTTGGTCAACTTCAGAAAAGTTCCTTGAGTATTTGaatcattttatttatcatgtaaAACCCTCACCAGAAGAAAAAGTCCTTCTACTCCTTGACAACCATGAAACACACGTCACAATTGAAGCAATTGATGTCTGTAAATCTAATGGCATAGTGCTATTGACATTTCCGCTTCACACTAGCCATAAGCTACAGCCCCTTGACAGGGGGGTGTATGGGCCATTGAAAAAATACTACAATACCGTGTGCACAGAGTAG